A stretch of Gemmatimonas aurantiaca T-27 DNA encodes these proteins:
- a CDS encoding S41 family peptidase yields the protein MLRAWFDAHASGDPGRITDFYRRYQPDRIGQAAGGGRIGGAGFELVSIEKSEPRHIEFIARENRTRGLAYGTFELAPGDPVRIASSTMTPIPPNATAADLSIDAAGRLSVIAAASAQLDSVYVFPEVAKHIADSLQARSQRGTYDAYTKKMTFAAKLHDEVRALSRDKHMEFRYSPRLPMPPRPANGPPPGPPPGPPPGPPGPGTIGRGKADLADCGFTKVEQLDGNIGYIKLDGFFELDGCDEAVATAMTSVAGTRALIVDLRENDGGSPTMVSYVSSYLFSRPTHLNDMWNRRTGRTEEFWTRDSVPGRRFGETKPVFVLTSTNTFSGGEEFAYNLKALKRATIVGEVTKGGAHPVGPRRVATEYVIAVPHSRPINPITRTNWEGVGVEPDIKVSAQDALAAAIKRLTDNQRR from the coding sequence GTGCTTCGCGCCTGGTTCGATGCCCACGCGAGTGGAGATCCCGGCCGCATCACGGATTTCTATCGACGCTACCAGCCGGACCGTATTGGACAGGCCGCAGGCGGTGGCCGGATTGGTGGAGCCGGCTTTGAGCTCGTCTCGATCGAGAAGAGCGAACCGCGTCACATCGAGTTCATTGCGCGGGAGAACAGGACGCGCGGTCTGGCGTATGGCACGTTCGAGCTCGCCCCAGGCGATCCCGTTCGCATTGCCAGCTCCACGATGACGCCGATTCCGCCGAACGCGACCGCGGCCGATCTGAGTATCGATGCCGCCGGCCGTCTGAGCGTCATTGCGGCGGCCAGTGCGCAACTCGATTCCGTGTACGTCTTTCCCGAGGTAGCGAAGCACATCGCGGATTCCCTGCAGGCAAGAAGCCAACGCGGCACCTATGACGCCTACACGAAAAAGATGACGTTTGCCGCCAAGCTGCATGACGAGGTCCGGGCACTGAGCCGCGACAAACATATGGAGTTTCGCTACAGCCCGCGGCTTCCGATGCCGCCGCGACCGGCGAACGGGCCACCTCCCGGCCCTCCTCCCGGCCCTCCTCCCGGCCCTCCTGGTCCTGGCACCATCGGTCGCGGCAAAGCGGACCTGGCAGACTGCGGCTTCACCAAAGTTGAACAACTGGACGGCAACATCGGCTACATCAAGCTCGATGGGTTCTTCGAGCTCGATGGGTGTGATGAAGCCGTTGCGACCGCCATGACGTCCGTGGCGGGGACGCGCGCGCTGATCGTGGACCTGCGCGAGAATGACGGTGGCTCACCGACGATGGTGAGTTATGTCTCCTCGTACCTGTTTTCGCGGCCCACACATCTCAATGACATGTGGAATCGACGGACCGGGCGGACCGAGGAGTTCTGGACCCGCGACAGCGTGCCGGGCCGCCGCTTCGGCGAAACCAAGCCGGTCTTCGTGCTCACATCGACGAACACCTTCTCGGGCGGGGAGGAGTTTGCGTACAACCTGAAGGCGCTCAAGCGGGCCACGATCGTCGGCGAGGTCACCAAAGGCGGGGCACATCCTGTGGGACCGCGCCGAGTCGCCACCGAATACGTCATCGCCGTGCCGCACTCTCGCCCGATCAATCCGATCACGCGCACGAACTGGGAAGGCGTTGGCGTGGAACCGGACATCAAAGTGTCAGCGCAGGACGCGCTCGCTGCGGCGATCAAACGGCTTACTGACAATCAACGGCGCTAG
- a CDS encoding S41 family peptidase codes for MVHDLPGQTFQMLSDSVAYLKLSSVVAANAASYIEQARRASVLVIDIRNYPNEFMVFALGGYLVGGATPFARFTVGDASNPGAFGWTATVSHTPRTPRYTGSVVILVDEVSQSQAEYTAMAFRVAPGAIVVGSTTAGADGNVSRIPLPGGAEGMISGIGVFYPGGQPTQRIGIVPDLVVHPTVAGIRAGRDEVLEAGVSRALGREFRLRSVSDR; via the coding sequence GTGGTGCATGACCTGCCGGGTCAGACGTTCCAGATGCTCTCGGACAGTGTCGCGTACCTGAAGCTTTCGTCCGTCGTGGCGGCCAATGCCGCCAGCTATATCGAGCAGGCCCGGCGGGCGTCCGTTCTGGTCATCGACATTCGCAACTATCCGAACGAGTTCATGGTGTTCGCCCTCGGCGGATACCTGGTTGGCGGCGCGACACCCTTCGCCCGTTTCACGGTTGGCGATGCGAGCAATCCGGGCGCATTTGGCTGGACGGCCACGGTGTCGCACACGCCACGGACACCGCGGTACACCGGCTCCGTGGTCATTCTGGTGGATGAAGTCTCGCAGAGCCAGGCGGAATACACCGCCATGGCGTTCCGCGTCGCACCGGGAGCCATCGTGGTGGGCAGTACGACCGCTGGAGCCGATGGCAATGTGTCACGTATTCCGTTGCCGGGAGGCGCGGAAGGCATGATCAGCGGCATCGGTGTGTTCTATCCCGGCGGGCAGCCCACCCAGCGTATTGGCATTGTGCCCGATCTGGTGGTGCATCCCACGGTGGCGGGGATTCGGGCCGGACGAGACGAGGTACTGGAGGCCGGGGTCAGTCGTGCGCTGGGCCGGGAGTTCCGGTTACGGTCAGTGTCTGATCGATGA
- a CDS encoding ABC transporter permease has product MRIGTRLLTVMEGVRIALDALRANRVRAGLTIMGVAVGVFVVVALSSVVQGVNESFARDVEAAGPTSFFVYRRPIGGFRICDGTDETCPDRRNPMITMEEVRMLERLPRIRSVTAHVASGSNFRYRDRQVSAGIDAYTPNWTEVDAGDINPGRSFTSAEYEAGSRVVILNTKLAQRLFYESDPLDKPVFIDGVVFTVIGIYDYTASPMGTPSSSTDGNDPKAIIPWTTGKSALNMWVLGNNLIVKPRAGVTAEEAVDDVTAALRGTRGLRPSQPNNFEIVTQDRLMEIYNDLFGTFFVVGLALSSVGLLVGGVGVIAIMMISVTERTREIGVRKALGATRGTILWQFLVEAVTLTSIGASVGLILGILTAIGIRTAWPEIPAATPLSSIVAALMASAVTGVIFGMLPAMRAAKLDPVAALRHE; this is encoded by the coding sequence GTGCGCATCGGAACCAGACTCCTGACCGTCATGGAAGGCGTGAGAATCGCACTCGACGCACTGCGTGCCAACAGAGTGCGAGCCGGTCTCACCATCATGGGCGTCGCTGTCGGGGTATTCGTGGTAGTTGCCCTGTCATCGGTGGTGCAGGGCGTCAATGAAAGCTTCGCGCGCGACGTCGAGGCGGCCGGTCCGACATCCTTCTTCGTGTATCGGCGGCCGATCGGTGGTTTTCGGATTTGCGACGGCACCGACGAGACCTGCCCCGACCGTCGCAACCCGATGATCACGATGGAAGAAGTGCGGATGCTCGAGCGCCTGCCGAGGATCCGGTCGGTCACGGCACATGTGGCTTCGGGTAGCAACTTCCGATACCGGGACCGGCAGGTGAGCGCGGGGATCGACGCCTACACGCCGAATTGGACGGAGGTCGACGCAGGAGACATCAATCCGGGACGAAGCTTCACGAGCGCCGAGTACGAGGCCGGTTCGCGGGTGGTCATCCTGAACACGAAGCTGGCGCAGCGTCTCTTCTACGAATCCGATCCGCTCGACAAGCCGGTTTTCATCGACGGTGTCGTGTTCACCGTCATCGGCATCTACGATTACACCGCGAGTCCCATGGGCACACCGAGTTCGTCCACCGATGGCAACGATCCCAAGGCCATCATCCCGTGGACGACCGGCAAGAGTGCGCTGAACATGTGGGTGCTGGGCAACAACCTGATCGTGAAGCCGCGCGCCGGTGTGACTGCCGAAGAAGCCGTGGACGACGTGACGGCCGCGCTGCGCGGCACGCGCGGCCTGCGTCCCAGTCAGCCAAACAACTTCGAGATCGTCACGCAGGACCGGTTGATGGAGATCTACAACGACCTGTTCGGCACGTTCTTCGTCGTCGGGCTGGCGCTGTCGTCGGTGGGGCTGCTGGTCGGTGGTGTCGGGGTCATTGCCATCATGATGATCTCGGTCACCGAGCGCACGCGCGAGATCGGTGTGCGGAAGGCGCTTGGCGCCACGCGCGGAACGATCCTCTGGCAGTTTCTCGTCGAAGCGGTCACACTGACGAGCATCGGCGCGTCGGTGGGGCTCATCCTCGGGATCCTGACAGCGATCGGCATCCGTACTGCGTGGCCGGAGATCCCGGCGGCCACGCCGTTGTCGTCCATTGTCGCGGCACTGATGGCCAGCGCCGTGACGGGCGTGATCTTTGGCATGCTGCCGGCGATGCGGGCCGCAAAGCTCGACCCGGTGGCAGCGCTGCGCCACGAGTAA